Proteins from a single region of Hordeum vulgare subsp. vulgare chromosome 6H, MorexV3_pseudomolecules_assembly, whole genome shotgun sequence:
- the LOC123404494 gene encoding cold-shock protein CS120-like has translation MEHQAHVAGEKKGIMEKIKEKLPGGHGDHKQAADTHGQQGHAGTGTHGAPATGGAYEQQGRTGVTGTGLNGADAGEKKGLMEKIKDKLPGGHGDQQTTAGTYGQQGHTGTAAHGTPAGGGTYDQEGHTGMSGMGAHDTHATGGAYGQHAHTGGTGTGTHGTGEKKGVMENIKDKLPGGHGDHQKTSDTYGHQEDTEMTGMGRHSTPATGGSYGQHVHTGQTDMGTHGTGEKKGVMENIKDKLPGGHDDHQKTAGTYGQQGHVGTGTHGTPATGGAYGQHEHTGATGTGTYGTGEKKGIMENIKEKLPGGHGDHQKTGDTYGHQEDTKMTGMGRHSAPATGGSYGQHAHTGETGTGTHGTGEKKGVMENIKEKLSGGHDDHQKTAGTYGQQGQVGTGTHGTPATGGAYGQHEHTGATGTETYSTGEKKGVMENIKEKLPGGHGDHQQTGGIYGQQAHVGTGTHDTPATGGTYGQHGHTGVTGTGTHGTGEKKGVMENIKEKLPGGHSDHQHTTETYGQHRHTGVAGTETHGTTATGGTYGQQAQTGTTGAGTHGTDGTGEKKSLMDKIKDKLPGQH, from the coding sequence ATGGAGCACCAGGCACACGTCGCCGGCGAGAAGAAGGGCATCAtggagaagatcaaggagaagctCCCCGGCGGCCACGGTGACCACAAGCAGGCCGCTGACACCCACGGCCAGCAGGGGCACGCCGGCACGGGGACGCATGGTGCCCCGGCCACTGGTGGCGCCTATGAGCAGCAGGGTCGCaccggagtcaccggcacggggtTGAATGGCGCTGATGCCGGCGAGAAGAAGGGCCTCATGGAGAAGATCAAGGACAAGCTCCCTGGTGGCCACGGTGACCAGCAGACCACAGCTGGCACCTATGGGCAGCAGGGACACACCGGCACCGCGGCGCATGGCACCCCGGCCGGCGGCGGCACCTATGACCAGGAGGGACACACCGGGATGTCTGGCATGGGGGCGCACGACACCCACGCCACGGGCGGCGCCTATGGGCAGCATGCACACACCGGAGGGACCGGCACGGGGACGCACGGAACCGGCGAGAAGAAGGGCGTCATGGAGAACATCAAGGACAAGCTTCCTGGTGGCCACGGTGACCATCAGAAGACGAGTGACACGTACGGGCACCAGGAAGACACCGAAATGACTGGCATGGGGAGGCATAGCACCCCTGCCACCGGCGGTTCCTATGGGCAGCATGTACACACCGGACAGACCGACATGGGAACACACGGCACCGGCGAGAAGAAGGGTGTAATGGAGAACATCAAGGATAAGCTCCCCGGTGGTCATGATGACCACCAGAAGACTGCTGGCACCTACGGGCAGCAGGGACACGTCGGCACGGGGACACATGGCACCCCCGCCACTGGCGGCGcctacggacaacatgaacacACCGGAGCGACCGGCACTGGAACGTACGGCACTGGCGAGAAGAAGGGCATCATGGAGAACATCAAGGAGAAGCTCCCTGGTGGCCACGGTGACCATCAGAAGACCGGCGACACCTACGGGCACCAGGAAGACACCAAAATGACTGGCATGGGGAGGCATAGCGCCCCGGCCACCGGCGGCTCCTATGGGCAGCATGCACACACCGGAGAGACCGGCACGGGGACACACGGCACCGGCGAGAAGAAGGGTGTAATGGAGAACATCAAGGAAAAGCTCTCTGGTGGCCATGATGACCACCAGAAGACTGCTGGCACCTACGGACAGCAGGGACAGGTCGGCACGGGGACACATGGCACCCCCGCCACTGGCGGCGCCTACGGGCAGCATGAACACACCGGAGCGACCGGCACTGAAACGTACAGCACCGGCGAGAAGAAGGGCGTCATGGAAAACATCAAGGAGAAGCTCCCCGGTGGCCACGGAGACCACCAGCAGACAGGTGGCATCTACGGGCAGCAAGCACACGTCGGCACGGGGACGCATGACACGCCGGCCACCGGCGGCACCTACGGGCAGCACGGACACACCGGAGTGACCGGCACTGGGACGCACGGCACCGGCGAGAAGAAGGGTGTCATGGAGAACATCAAGGAGAAGCTCCCCGGTGGCCACAGTGACCACCAGCATACCACTGAGACCTACGGGCAGCATCGGCACACTGGAGTGGCCGGCACGGAGACGCATGGCACCACGGCCACTGGCGGCACCTACGGGCAGCAGGCACAGACCGGCACGACTGGCGCTGGCACACACGGCACCGACGGCACGGGCGAGAAGAAGAGCCTCATggacaagatcaaggacaagctGCCTGGACAGCACTAA